CGGAAACGGTCATCGTGAATGCCGTCATCTCACTAGCGAGTGAACGAACTTTATCCGCCGGCAATTCAGCGCCGGTTAATTGCGGGTCGATGCCTGCACGGTCCAACAAGAACAACAGCCAGCGTTCCTGCGCCAAGCTTTTCCAAACATTCTTCAACGCTTTTTTCGGTTCTTCTTTCATCAGCTTGTTTAGGAGCTGGAAAGCCGATTCTGCGTTGTCATTCGGCATGGAATTAATGCGCACAGTGACCGCTTGGCCGCCGTTTTTCTTCATTTCCTTCACAACGTACTGGCTACAGCGCAAGATGGCTGGGCCGCTCAAGCCGAAATGGGTAAATAGCATATCCATCTGGTGGGTGACGAGTGCTTTGTTTTTCTTGTTCAAAACCGTGACGGCGACATCGCGAAGCGCGAGTCCTTGAAGATCGCGTGATTTGATGAACGGTTCAGTAGACAATAACGGAACTTCCGTTGGGTAGAGATCGGTGACGGTGTGTCCCGCTTTTTCCGCCCACGGATAGCCGTCACCGGTCGATCCGGTTTGCGGCACCGCTTTGCCGCCGACTGCGACAACGACTGCGTGCGATTCGAATTCCTCGCCAGAGTGCAGGCGGATGCCGGTCACTTTATCGTCGTTCATCAATAAGCTTTTGACGGGGGAATCAAGTTTGCGTTCAACGCCAAGCCGGTCCATCTCGCCAAACATCGCATCCGCCACGTCTTGTGCACGGTTGGATACCGGGAACATGCGGCCGTGATCTTCTTCTTTTAGCTCGACACCGAGGTTCTCGAAAAACTCGATAATGTCTTCATTATTGAAGACGGAGAACGGGCTGTACATGAAACGCCCGTTGCCGGGAATGTGGCGGACGATTTCTTCTAACGGCAGGCGGTTCGTCACGTTGCAGCGACCGCCACCGGAGATGATTAATTTTTTTCCTAGCTTTTTGCCTTTTTCGACGAGCAGCACGCGCTTGCCGTTTGATGCGGCAGCGATGGAAGCCATCAAGCCGGAAGGGCCTCCGCCGATGATGATGATGTCATACATATAGTAAAAACTCACTTTCGTTTTTCTTTTCAGTATACACGATGAGTCAAAACACGTTGAGTAATTTTGTCTATAGGTGTAAACTATCGTGTAGATTGCTTTTTATTTTGAACAAGTCAGGGAGTGCAAAATGTCCTCATTAATTAAAGGTACCGCCATTTTAACATTAGGTTTATTTCTGTCGAAAGTGCTCGGCGTCATTTATATCATCCCATTCTACAGCATGGTGGGAGAGGATAATATCGGGCTTTACCAGTATGCCTACATTCCGTATAACTTGATGTTGGCACTGGCGATTTCCGGTGCGCCGATCGCGTTCTCCAAATTCACGGCCAAATACAATTCACTCGGTGATTATGAAACCGGGAGGAGATTATTGCGTTCAGGCTTATTGACGATGATGGTTACAGGATTCGTGTCGTTCTTGGCACTGTATCTATTGGCAGAACCGCTTGCTCGTATTACCATCTCAGACGATGAGCCTATCTACTCGGTAGGCGATATTGCAGATGCCATCCGCTGGGTCAGCTTCGCGTTGATCGTGGTGCCGTTCATGAGTCTGTGGCGCGGCTTTTTCCAAGGCTATAATTACATGATGCCGACCGCCGTGTCGCAATTGATCGAACAGATCGTCCGCATCATCTTCTTGCTCGGCGGTGCGTTCGCAGTCATTTACATATTCGACGGCACGCCAAAAACCGCCATTCAGTTTGCGGTATTGTCCGCTGCTATTGGTGCACTGGGCGGGCTCGTCACTTTGTATTATTTCTGGCGCAAAAAGAAACCGGAGTACAATCATTTGCTGTCGACGTCTGTGGAATCTTACGATGTCCGCTTGCGCGATATGTACCGGGAGATCCTGTTATATGCCGTGCCGGTCATTTTCCTTGGCATCGCCAACCCTTTGTTCCAGTTTGTCGATTTGATGACCTTTAATCGGGCCATGGCAGCTGGCAATAATATCATGGAAACGGATTTACTCGGGATTTTGAATTTGACTGCCCATAAACTGGTAATGATCCCAGTCATGCTCGCGACAGGCTTCTCGATGGCGCTCATTCCGCTCATCACGAAGCATTTCACGCGCAATGAGCACTTGCAAGTAACGAAAACATTGGATCAGTCGTTCCAGTTGATCTTATTCTTGACCTTGCCTGCAGTCATCGGCATGACGATGCTGTCGGATGAACTGTACCATGTCTTTTATCAAGTG
This is a stretch of genomic DNA from Planococcus maritimus. It encodes these proteins:
- a CDS encoding NAD(P)/FAD-dependent oxidoreductase, with protein sequence MYDIIIIGGGPSGLMASIAAASNGKRVLLVEKGKKLGKKLIISGGGRCNVTNRLPLEEIVRHIPGNGRFMYSPFSVFNNEDIIEFFENLGVELKEEDHGRMFPVSNRAQDVADAMFGEMDRLGVERKLDSPVKSLLMNDDKVTGIRLHSGEEFESHAVVVAVGGKAVPQTGSTGDGYPWAEKAGHTVTDLYPTEVPLLSTEPFIKSRDLQGLALRDVAVTVLNKKNKALVTHQMDMLFTHFGLSGPAILRCSQYVVKEMKKNGGQAVTVRINSMPNDNAESAFQLLNKLMKEEPKKALKNVWKSLAQERWLLFLLDRAGIDPQLTGAELPADKVRSLASEMTAFTMTVSGTQPIEKAFVTGGGVSIKEIEPKTMHSKKKPGLFFCGEILDIHGYTGGYNITSALVTGHVAGKNAAEFAASYQTESPIA
- a CDS encoding putative polysaccharide biosynthesis protein; translated protein: MSSLIKGTAILTLGLFLSKVLGVIYIIPFYSMVGEDNIGLYQYAYIPYNLMLALAISGAPIAFSKFTAKYNSLGDYETGRRLLRSGLLTMMVTGFVSFLALYLLAEPLARITISDDEPIYSVGDIADAIRWVSFALIVVPFMSLWRGFFQGYNYMMPTAVSQLIEQIVRIIFLLGGAFAVIYIFDGTPKTAIQFAVLSAAIGALGGLVTLYYFWRKKKPEYNHLLSTSVESYDVRLRDMYREILLYAVPVIFLGIANPLFQFVDLMTFNRAMAAGNNIMETDLLGILNLTAHKLVMIPVMLATGFSMALIPLITKHFTRNEHLQVTKTLDQSFQLILFLTLPAVIGMTMLSDELYHVFYQVSDIGSEILAHYLPVAILFAAFPVTASILQGINKQKWIIINLVIGLGLKGLLNTPLVMWFETDGAIAATIIGYVVAITMNMIIISRTMNYRSKMVFRRILLILILNAVMALAVYFAMNGLDYLIGMDNKFLSMIRIILIGGVGAIVYGYLSLKTGLAQKLLGARITRITRRFGF